A section of the Dyella terrae genome encodes:
- a CDS encoding rubredoxin, protein MSQSSTETGNLRKWMCVVCGFIYDEALGLPEEGIEPGTRWADVPDTWTCPDCGATKDDFEMIEVD, encoded by the coding sequence ATGAGTCAGAGCTCCACCGAAACCGGCAACCTGCGCAAGTGGATGTGTGTGGTCTGCGGCTTTATCTATGACGAGGCCCTGGGGCTCCCCGAGGAAGGCATCGAGCCTGGCACGCGTTGGGCTGATGTGCCCGATACGTGGACGTGCCCGGACTGCGGCGCCACCAAGGATGACTTCGAGATGATCGAAGTCGACTGA
- a CDS encoding DUF192 domain-containing protein, with protein MKRMIAPLLFVWMGSAMAAPTPATPGVTLHGQRFSTEFATTDETRALGLMNRKELAADHSMLFIFADTDERSFWMKNTLIPLDILYFDANRKLVSMQLNVPPCKADPCPSYPSNAPARYVLELKAGTVSRIGAQVGDELSVEGSPGAVQ; from the coding sequence ATGAAGCGCATGATTGCCCCGCTGCTGTTCGTATGGATGGGAAGCGCCATGGCGGCGCCGACGCCCGCGACGCCTGGCGTCACGCTGCACGGGCAGCGGTTTTCCACTGAGTTCGCGACGACGGATGAGACTCGCGCACTAGGACTGATGAACCGAAAGGAGCTCGCTGCCGATCACAGCATGCTCTTCATCTTCGCGGATACGGATGAGCGCTCCTTCTGGATGAAGAACACGCTCATCCCGCTGGACATCCTTTACTTCGATGCCAACCGCAAGCTCGTATCGATGCAGTTGAACGTGCCGCCATGCAAGGCCGATCCCTGCCCCAGCTACCCGAGCAATGCGCCCGCGCGTTACGTGCTGGAGCTCAAGGCGGGTACGGTCAGCCGTATCGGCGCGCAGGTGGGTGATGAACTATCTGTAGAGGGTTCGCCCGGCGCAGTGCAGTGA